The Solibacillus daqui genome has a segment encoding these proteins:
- a CDS encoding carbohydrate ABC transporter permease — protein MNATTSKQENKQSLGAKIKREFNKNLLVYVVLIPVIIHFIIFQVYPFALSFYLTFHDWKIIGDPEFVGLKHWKTLLDDEIAWKAIWNTVKFSIYYIVPTMALGLVLALIISSGVKFSGFFKGLFFLPVVTSFVIIAGIWGWLFRGTDDGFINYLIGFAGIDPQLFLSSSSQALIVLAGLSIFKVAGTTMIYYYAGLQSIDRHLYEAARIDGANSWKTFWKVTFPMLKPIHFYVAITTTIGSFQIFDSAFLLTNGGPNYATTTIVYYLYHQGFTSLNLSYAAVLSYVLFFIILIISLIQRKYIGKDPNHY, from the coding sequence GTGAACGCTACAACATCTAAACAGGAGAATAAGCAGTCGCTCGGTGCTAAAATTAAGCGTGAATTTAACAAAAATCTATTAGTCTATGTCGTGCTCATTCCTGTTATTATTCACTTTATTATCTTTCAAGTTTACCCGTTTGCGTTAAGTTTTTATTTAACTTTCCATGATTGGAAAATAATTGGCGACCCTGAATTCGTAGGGCTAAAACATTGGAAAACATTATTAGATGATGAAATCGCGTGGAAAGCAATATGGAATACAGTGAAATTTTCCATCTACTATATAGTACCTACTATGGCGTTAGGCTTAGTATTAGCGTTAATTATTAGTTCAGGTGTCAAGTTTTCAGGCTTCTTTAAAGGATTATTCTTCCTACCGGTAGTTACATCGTTCGTAATTATTGCAGGTATTTGGGGCTGGTTATTCCGTGGTACAGACGATGGCTTCATTAACTACTTAATTGGTTTTGCTGGAATTGATCCACAGCTATTTTTGTCGAGCTCTTCACAAGCGCTTATCGTATTAGCTGGGCTAAGTATATTCAAAGTAGCCGGTACAACGATGATTTACTACTATGCTGGATTACAATCAATCGACCGTCATTTATATGAAGCGGCTCGTATTGATGGAGCGAATTCCTGGAAGACTTTTTGGAAAGTAACATTCCCAATGTTAAAGCCAATTCACTTTTATGTGGCGATTACAACGACAATTGGTTCATTCCAAATTTTCGATTCGGCGTTCTTATTAACAAATGGTGGACCTAACTATGCAACGACAACAATTGTGTATTACTTATATCACCAAGGTTTTACGAGCTTAAATTTAAGCTACGCAGCTGTATTGTCTTATGTATTATTCTTCATCATTTTAATTATTTCGTTAATCCAACGAAAATACATTGGGAAAGACCCAAATCATTATTAA